Proteins co-encoded in one Babylonia areolata isolate BAREFJ2019XMU chromosome 5, ASM4173473v1, whole genome shotgun sequence genomic window:
- the LOC143282288 gene encoding cilia- and flagella-associated protein 161-like, giving the protein MVLDFLKPSWVNRQETLKHFLSKRDNGELMIQKNSEFLSTLNKKIEISISQDYSLHIGDQVMVLCPAPDPGDPNNTWPDNPRGDMVVAAHITSPADLLLGRQSTEPLLATATRTLEPNQRTVFSIESVEGGMKGYKVKHGEPFYLRLVSQTLGQLYLCSDRVAFNKRAVKSKHQLVFFSPHPSYLGHWMLVHKNPRLRLEYEHLPVEANEKCALVHCKTNNCLAVEDFGVHTPFGRELEVAAHTYLDSHRVEKDNNQWVLLLAVPGSRAQPVPYQPPLPR; this is encoded by the exons ATGGtactggactttctgaagcctagctgggtgaaccgacaa GAGACACTGAAGCACTTTCTGTCCAAGAGAGACAACGGGGAACTGATGATCCAGAAGAACTCCGAATTCCTCTCCACTTTGAACAAAAAG ATCGAGATCAGCATCTCCCAGGACTACAGCCTGCACATCGGGGACCAGGTGATGGTCTTGTGCCCGGCCCCAGACCCCGGCGACCCCAACAACACGTGGCCGGACAACCCCCGGGGGGACATGGTGGTGGCGGCGCATATCACCTCCCCGGCCGACCTCCTGCTGGGCAGGCAGTCCACGGAGCCTCTGCTGGCCACGGCCACCCGAACGCTGGAGCCCAACCAGCGAACCGTCTTCTCCATTGAGAG CGTGGAGGGGGGAATGAAGGGTTACAAAGTGAAGCACGGAGAGCCCTTCTACCTTCGATTGGTCAGCCAGACCCTGGGACAG CTGTACCTGTGCTCTGACCGGGTGGCCTTCAACAAGCGAGCCGTCAAGTCGAAACACCAGCTGGTGTTCTTCTCCCCGCACCCATCCTACCTGGGCCACTGGATGCTGGTGCACAAGAACCCCAGACTCCGCCTGGAGTACGAGCACCTTCCTGTGGAG gccaACGAGAAGTGTGCGCTGGTTCACTGCAAGACCAACAACTGCCTTGCTGTGGAGGACTTTGGCGTGCA TACCCCGTTCGGCAGGGAGCTGGAGGTGGCCGCCCACACCTACCTGGACAGTCACAGAGTGGAGAAGGACAACAACCAGTGGGTGCTCCTGCTGGCGGTGCCCGGTAGCAGAGCGCAGCCCGTGCCCTACCAGCCCCCTCTGCCACGTTGA